The Heyndrickxia vini genome contains a region encoding:
- a CDS encoding DUF554 domain-containing protein codes for MVLLGTIVNGVCIVIGSLFGKLLHKIPERVKGTVMYAIGLAVIVLGLQMGLKSENFLIVILSLVFGAVIGELMMIEEKLNQLGNWLEKRVGSNGQGNISEGFVTATLIFVIGAMAIIGALDSGIRGDHNVLYTKAIIDGFTALILTTTLGIGVIFSAIPVFLYQGLIAIFATQIDRIIPDSLMNSFIVEMTSTGGIMIVAIGLNIAGITKIRVANLLPGILVVAIIVSVIYFYKNLFS; via the coding sequence ATGGTACTTTTAGGAACTATTGTAAATGGAGTTTGTATCGTTATCGGATCATTGTTTGGGAAACTTCTACATAAAATTCCCGAAAGAGTAAAAGGAACTGTTATGTACGCTATTGGACTTGCAGTTATTGTTTTGGGATTGCAAATGGGGTTAAAAAGCGAAAACTTTTTGATTGTTATTTTGAGTTTAGTATTTGGAGCTGTCATCGGTGAACTTATGATGATAGAGGAGAAATTAAATCAACTTGGAAACTGGCTGGAAAAAAGGGTTGGTTCGAATGGACAAGGAAATATTTCCGAAGGTTTTGTTACTGCAACACTAATATTTGTCATTGGGGCTATGGCAATTATTGGTGCCTTGGATAGCGGGATACGTGGAGATCATAATGTTTTATATACAAAGGCAATTATTGATGGATTTACAGCGTTAATTTTGACCACCACTTTAGGAATCGGGGTCATTTTTTCCGCCATTCCAGTATTTCTTTATCAGGGGTTAATAGCTATTTTTGCTACGCAAATTGATCGAATTATACCCGATTCACTTATGAATTCATTTATTGTTGAAATGACTTCTACTGGAGGGATAATGATCGTTGCAATAGGTTTAAATATTGCGGGAATAACGAAGATTCGAGTGGCAAATTTGCTTCCAGGAATTTTAGTAGTGGCAATTATTGTTTCAGTTATTTATTTTTATAAGAATCTCTTTTCTTAA
- the noc gene encoding nucleoid occlusion protein — protein sequence MKHPFSRFFGVGEKVEESEREIVNENEEVRKIPISCIVPNRFQPRTVFDEDKIEELARTIHTHGIIQPIVVREYSSGQFEIIAGERRYRAMQLLEWETVPAIIKNLNDTETASVALIENLQREELSPIEEAIAYGKLLELHNLTQEALAQRLGKGQSTVANKLRLLKLPQEVQDALLQKLISERHARALIPLKDPEKQITLLANIIERNLNVKQTEEYVERLLNKKERKQKPRRQAFSKDMRIAVNTIRQSLTMVEDNGIKLNSEEEEFDEYYQITIKIPKK from the coding sequence ATGAAGCATCCTTTCTCTCGTTTTTTTGGTGTGGGCGAAAAGGTGGAAGAGTCGGAAAGAGAAATAGTAAATGAAAATGAAGAAGTTAGGAAGATTCCTATTTCTTGCATAGTACCCAATCGTTTTCAACCAAGAACAGTATTTGATGAGGATAAAATTGAAGAATTAGCGCGCACCATACATACCCATGGTATCATTCAGCCAATTGTTGTTCGTGAATATAGTTCCGGTCAATTTGAAATCATTGCTGGTGAGCGAAGATATAGGGCTATGCAATTGCTTGAATGGGAAACTGTTCCAGCAATAATAAAAAATTTAAATGATACAGAGACAGCTTCAGTCGCTTTAATAGAGAATTTACAACGAGAAGAACTTTCACCAATTGAAGAGGCGATTGCTTACGGGAAACTTTTGGAATTACATAACTTAACTCAAGAGGCGTTAGCACAACGTTTAGGAAAAGGGCAATCTACGGTTGCCAATAAACTGCGATTATTAAAACTTCCTCAAGAAGTTCAAGATGCATTATTGCAAAAGTTGATTTCTGAACGCCATGCTCGTGCCTTAATTCCATTAAAAGATCCGGAAAAGCAGATTACTCTCTTAGCGAACATTATTGAAAGAAATTTAAATGTAAAGCAGACAGAAGAATATGTTGAGCGATTATTAAATAAAAAGGAACGGAAACAAAAACCACGTCGTCAGGCATTTAGTAAAGATATGAGAATCGCTGTTAATACTATTAGGCAATCTTTGACAATGGTCGAGGATAATGGAATCAAACTAAACTCAGAAGAAGAAGAGTTTGATGAATACTATCAAATTACGATTAAGATTCCGAAAAAATAA
- the yyaC gene encoding spore protease YyaC encodes MNLGKRFFEQKVDERKIPHDELAAKEIISSQILSMLPIKDDQPIIIVCIGTDRSTGDSLGPLTGTFLQEKGPSVFSVYGTLDDPIHAVNLEEKLKAIHGMHENPFIIAIDACLGKLKSVGMIQIMDGPVKPGAGVKKELPSVGDMHITGIVNVSGFMEFFVLQNTRLNLVVKMAKTIAGGIYRASRAYQHPQIHELDWDNNQERTI; translated from the coding sequence ATGAATCTAGGGAAAAGGTTTTTTGAACAGAAGGTTGATGAAAGAAAGATCCCTCATGATGAACTGGCAGCAAAAGAAATCATTTCTTCACAAATTTTATCGATGCTTCCGATAAAAGACGATCAGCCTATCATCATTGTCTGTATTGGAACAGATCGTTCAACTGGTGATTCATTAGGACCGCTTACCGGAACATTTCTTCAAGAAAAAGGTCCATCGGTATTCTCGGTTTATGGTACGTTAGATGACCCTATACATGCAGTCAATTTAGAGGAGAAATTAAAAGCCATCCATGGAATGCATGAAAATCCATTCATTATTGCTATCGATGCATGTCTTGGAAAACTGAAAAGTGTTGGAATGATTCAAATTATGGATGGACCTGTAAAACCTGGTGCGGGTGTCAAAAAGGAATTACCAAGCGTCGGAGATATGCATATTACCGGAATCGTTAATGTTAGTGGTTTTATGGAATTCTTTGTTTTGCAAAATACTCGACTAAATTTAGTGGTCAAAATGGCTAAAACAATTGCAGGTGGCATCTATCGTGCAAGCCGCGCATACCAACATCCTCAAATACATGAGTTAGATTGGGATAATAATCAGGAACGGACAATCTGA
- a CDS encoding ParA family protein, which produces MGKIISIANQKGGVGKTTTSVNLGACLAHIGKKVLLVDIDPQGNATSGAGIDKGDVQQCIYDVLVDDIDIKEVIKATGVERLDSVPATIQLAGAEIELVPTISREVRLKRALATVKDDYDYILIDCPPSLGLLTLNALTASDAVLIPVQCEYYALEGLSQLLSTVRLVQKHLNQELKIEGVLLTMLDARTNLGIQVIEEVKKYFQDKVYRTIIPRNVRLSEAPSHGEPIIIYDSKSRGAEVYLDLAKEVAMNG; this is translated from the coding sequence TTGGGCAAAATTATTTCAATTGCCAACCAAAAAGGTGGAGTCGGTAAAACGACTACATCAGTAAACTTGGGTGCCTGCTTAGCACATATTGGAAAAAAAGTGCTATTAGTTGATATAGACCCACAAGGGAATGCAACTAGTGGAGCAGGTATTGATAAAGGTGATGTCCAGCAGTGTATTTATGATGTTCTGGTTGATGATATTGATATAAAAGAAGTAATTAAAGCTACGGGAGTAGAAAGATTAGATTCAGTTCCCGCAACAATCCAATTAGCTGGGGCGGAAATAGAGCTAGTACCAACTATTTCTCGAGAAGTACGACTAAAACGCGCATTGGCGACAGTAAAGGATGATTATGATTATATTCTAATTGATTGTCCCCCGTCTTTAGGGTTATTAACTCTGAATGCGCTAACCGCTTCGGATGCCGTGTTAATTCCGGTTCAATGTGAGTACTACGCATTAGAGGGATTAAGTCAGTTACTAAGCACAGTACGTTTAGTTCAGAAACATCTAAATCAAGAGTTGAAAATAGAAGGGGTACTCCTAACAATGTTGGACGCTCGAACGAATTTAGGCATCCAAGTTATTGAAGAAGTAAAAAAGTATTTCCAAGATAAAGTCTATCGGACTATTATTCCTCGTAATGTTCGATTAAGTGAAGCACCTAGCCATGGGGAACCGATTATTATTTATGATTCTAAATCCAGAGGGGCTGAGGTCTATTTAGATTTAGCAAAGGAAGTGGCTATGAATGGCTAA
- a CDS encoding ParB/RepB/Spo0J family partition protein: MAKGLGKGINALFANVDVNKDDSVQEIKLKEIRPNPYQPRKVFQPEAIEELKDSILQHGILQPIIVRKSIKGYEIVVGERRFRAAKEAKLQTVPVVIRDLTEQQMMELAVLENLQREDLSPIEEANAYHMLMEKLKLTQEELSKRLGKSRPHIANHLRLLALPNKIQTLITDGEISMGHGRALLGLKKKDKLLAVVEKVINDGLNVRQLEKLVQQLNDNVPRETKKPKEEKNVFIRETEGVLRERFGTTVSIKKSKKKGRIEIEFFSDEDLERILELLDKNND, encoded by the coding sequence ATGGCTAAAGGACTTGGAAAGGGTATTAATGCATTATTCGCTAATGTTGATGTAAATAAAGATGATTCTGTGCAAGAGATTAAGCTAAAGGAAATAAGACCGAATCCTTATCAACCACGAAAAGTATTTCAGCCTGAAGCGATTGAGGAATTAAAAGATTCAATTCTACAGCATGGAATCCTGCAGCCTATTATCGTTCGCAAAAGTATAAAAGGGTATGAAATAGTTGTAGGAGAAAGGCGTTTTCGTGCGGCGAAAGAAGCAAAACTTCAAACAGTGCCTGTTGTTATTCGTGATTTAACTGAACAACAAATGATGGAACTTGCTGTCCTTGAGAATTTACAACGGGAGGATTTATCCCCTATTGAGGAAGCAAATGCGTACCACATGTTAATGGAAAAACTAAAATTAACGCAAGAAGAGTTATCAAAGCGGCTTGGTAAAAGCCGGCCACATATCGCGAACCACTTGAGATTACTTGCATTACCCAACAAAATCCAAACACTTATCACGGATGGGGAAATTTCTATGGGTCATGGGCGTGCCCTTTTAGGCCTTAAGAAAAAGGATAAACTTTTAGCGGTAGTTGAAAAGGTAATAAATGATGGACTAAATGTTCGTCAACTAGAAAAATTGGTACAGCAGTTAAATGATAATGTTCCACGTGAAACAAAAAAACCAAAAGAGGAAAAAAATGTATTCATCCGCGAGACTGAAGGTGTTTTACGGGAAAGGTTCGGTACGACAGTATCAATTAAGAAATCAAAGAAAAAAGGTAGAATAGAAATTGAGTTTTTCTCTGATGAAGATTTGGAACGAATATTAGAACTACTAGATAAAAATAACGATTGA